A portion of the Lolium rigidum isolate FL_2022 chromosome 1, APGP_CSIRO_Lrig_0.1, whole genome shotgun sequence genome contains these proteins:
- the LOC124682398 gene encoding putative clathrin assembly protein At1g25240: MTTARRWWRRAAAAVKDRRSLYLTRVVALRPCTGPVTRSAELEAAVIRATSHDERAVDYRGAARVFALARASPPDMQPLMFALARRAGRTQCWAVALKALMLAHGLLLRSDLAPRAARLGRVPFDLADFRDRSAASPNSSGFSAFVRAYFRFLDVRSLFAAQEIDAASDDDDDDDDDARLDRVSKRQHLLELLMQIRPYGDDMEENLVLEAMDCVVIEIFEVYSQVCTGIARFLVSVLGSAPTTPRPRAGETLEAARRRRGVHGMRVLRKAAEQSAQLASYFELCRSLGVLNAAEFPAVERVPEDDIRDLEKLIMAHAQETTKVVEDDKEAKALVAMDNNETASVAVATREWVVFDEGEDIAGAGDRQGYYFDNYVNPFGGESWGSCVPESMNLLA, from the exons ATGACGACGGCGCGGAGGTGGTGGCGTCGCGCGGCCGCGGCGGTCAAGGACAGGAGGAGCTTGTACCTGACACGCGTGGTGGCGCTGCGGCCGTGCACGGGGCCGGTGACGAGGAGCGCGGAGCTGGAGGCGGCGGTGATCCGCGCCACGAGCCACGACGAGCGGGCGGTGGACTACCGGGGCGCGGCGCGGGTGTTCGCGCTGGCGCGCGCCTCGCCGCCGGACATGCAGCCGCTCATGTTCGCGCTCGCGCGCCGGGCGGGCCGGACGCAGTGCTGGGCCGTGGCGCTCAAGGCGCTCATGCTCGCGCACGGCCTGCTCCTGCGCTCCGACCTCGCGCCACGCGCCGCGCGCCTCGGCCGCGTCCCCTTCGACCTCGCCGACTTCCGCGACCGCTCCGCGGCGTCGCCCAACTCCTCCGGCTTCTCGGCCTTCGTGCGCGCCTACTTCCGCTTCCTCGACGTCCGCTCCCTCTTCGCCGCCCAGGAGATCGACGccgccagcgacgacgacgacgacgacgacgacgacgcgcgcCTCGACCGCGTCTCcaagcggcagcacctgctcgaGCTGCTCATGCAGATCCGGCCGTACGGGGACGACATGGAGGAGAACCTCGTCCTGGAGGCCATGGACTGCGTCGTCATCGAGATCTTCGAGGTCTACAGCCAGGTATGCACCGGCATCGCCCGCTTCCTCGTCAGCGTTCTCGGCTCCGCGCCCACCACGCCCAGGCCTCGAGCGGGGGAGACCCTGGAGGCAGCAAGGCGGCGGAGGGGCGTGCACGGAATGCGGGTGCTGCGCAAGGCCGCGGAGCAGAGCGCGCAGCTGGCGTCCTACTTCGAGCTCTGCCGGAGCCTCGGCGTGCTCAACGCCGCCGAGTTCCCGGCCGTGGAGCGCGTCCCCGAAGACGACATAAGGGACCTCGAGAAGCTCATCATGGCCCACGCCCAAGAAACCACCAAGGTCGTGGAGGATGACAAGGAAGCAAAGGCGCTCGTCGCCATGGACAACAACGAA ACGGCCAGCGTGGCGGTGGCGACGAGAGAGTGGGTGGTGTTCGACGAGGGCGAGGACATCGCCGGTGCCGGCGACCGGCAAGGTTATTATTTCGATAACTACGTGAACCCGTTCGGAGGTGAGTCGTGGGGATCCTGCGTTCCGGAGAGCATGAACTTGTTGGCTTAG